Proteins encoded in a region of the Esox lucius isolate fEsoLuc1 chromosome 9, fEsoLuc1.pri, whole genome shotgun sequence genome:
- the cdc6 gene encoding cell division control protein 6 homolog — MPSTRSRTQPTLPFPRCKSSRVAPKSTRSKSAPQPDDAQAPCPAGPKPCPEWIQHVSLSPRCKPPKATPLSPRIPLSPRKRTGDENGCNLSADLLGSPPKQGRLAPTAPRRLGFDENTPGLSPRRLLTPLSPKRQPLAPTNCPGSSPSRRQETPIGGARCPPRSEKAMPVVRLFAEKSKYHSVKQALHTAVPERLLSREAERASIRSFLEDKALKASPASLYISGAPGTGKTACLNGVLQEMKDELKDIKTVVINCMTLRSSHAIFPLLAEKLGTSGGHTDAKLRKLLTSAGPSVLLVLDEMDQLDSKAQEVLYTIFEWPYLPKSRLSLIGIANALDLTDRILPRLQSLPHCRPLLLHFPPYSRQELAAIVQDRLAQVSGEGLLDATAVQFCARKVSAVSGDARKALDICRRAVEIVESDDRKNAAGPTEGAKASRVSVPQVARVLSEVYGDRMASSAGGDAESFPLQQKLLVCCLLLLTRSGKSKEIPLGKLHEVHSRLCAKRQVGGVGQGECLSLCGLLESRGIFALKKAKEARLTKVSLKIEERDVENALKDRTLLGSILTAGLP; from the exons ATGCCCAGCACCCGCTCCCGGACCCAGCCCACCCTCCCGTTCCCCCGGTGCAAGTCGTCCAGGGTGGCCCCCAAAAGCACCCGCTCCAAGAGCGCCCCCCAGCCAGATGACGCCCAGGCCCCCTGCCCCGCAGGGCCCAAGCCCTGTCCCGAGTGGATACAACACGTGTCTCTCTCCCCTAGATGCAAGCCTCCCAAAGCCACGCCTCTGTCCCCGAGAATCCCCCTCAGCCCCCGCAAACGCACAG GGGACGAGAATGGCTGTAACCTCAGTGCCGACCTGCTTGGGTCTCCCCCCAAACAGGGCCGCCTGGCCCCTACGGCCCCCCGCAGGCTGGGCTTCGATGAGAACACCCCCGGGTTGTCCCCGAGGAGACTGCTGACCCCGCTGTCCCCCAAGCGGCAGCCCCTTGCCCCCACCAACTGCCCCGGGTCCTCCCCAAGCAGACGGCAGGAGACTCCCATTGGAGGCGCCCGTTGTCCTCCCCGCTCAGAGAAGGCCATGCCGGTTGTCCGCCTGTTCGCTGAAA AGTCTAAGTACCACAGTGTGAAGCAGGCCCTTCACACAGCCGTCCCAGAGCGCCTCCTGTCCAGGGAGGCTGAGCGGGCCTCCATTCGCTCCTTTCTGGAGGACAAGGCCCTGAAGGCCAGCCCGGCTAGCCTTTACATCTCGGGGGCTCCTGGCACCGGGAAGACCGCATGCCTCAATGGTGTGCTACAGGAGATGAAG GATGAGCTGAAGGATATCAAGACGGTGGTGATCAACTGTATGACCCTGCGCAGCTCCCATGCAATCTTCCCCCTGCTGGCTGAGAAGCTGGGGACCTCTGGGGGCCACACAGACGCCAAGCTGCGGAAACTGCTCACCAGCGCAGGACCCAGTGT TCTCCTGGTTCTGGACGAGATGGACCAGTTGGACAGCAAGGCCCAGGAAGTTCTCTACACGATCTTCGAGTGGCCCTATCTGCCCAAGTCTCGCCTCTCTCTCATCG GCATCGCCAACGCCCTGGACCTGACTGACCGCATCCTCCCCCGGCTGCAGTCGCTGCCTCACTGTCGCCCCCTGCTGTTACACTTCCCTCCGTACAGCCGCCAGGAGCTGGCCGCCATCGTACAGGACAGACTGGCCCAGGTGTCCGGCGAAGGTCTGCTGGACGCCACGGCCGTGCAGTTCTGCGCCAGGAAGGTGTCCGCCGTGTCGGGGGACGCGCGCAAAGCTCTGGACATCTGCAG GAGAGCTGTGGAGATTGTGGAGTCGGACGATAGGAAGAACGCCGCCGGCCCAACGGAAGGGGCCAAGGCGTCTCGCGTGAGCGTGCCCCAGGTGGCGCGGGTGCTGTCGGAGGTGTACGGGGACCGGATGGCCTCGTCGGCGGGAGGGGACGCGGAGAGCTTCCCCCTCCAGCAGAAACTCCTGGTGTGCTGCCTGCTGCTGCTGACCCGCTCCGGCAAGAGCAAAGAGATCCCCCTGGGAAAG CTCCACGAGGTGCACAGTCGCCTGTGTGCCAAGCGGCAGGTGGGTGGCGTCGGGCAGGGGGAGTGCCTGTCCCTCTGCGGCCTGCTGGAGAGCCGGGGCATCTTCGCCCTGAAGAAGGCCAAGGAGGCCCGCCTCACCAAGGTGTCTCTGAAGATCGAGGAGCGGGATGTGGAGAACGCTCTGAAGGATCGCACCTTGCTCGGCAGCATTCTGACCGCTGGCCTAccatga
- the wipf2a gene encoding WAS/WASL-interacting protein family member 2, protein MPVPPPPPPPPGPPPPPTFSQANTTAPKLSRDAAKGRGALLSDISKGARLKKVTVVNDRSAPIIEKPKESGGGGGGSSGGSAGPGPMGGLFAGGMPKLRSVGAGDGTVGRSALRPPGSRPAAPKPTPGRSNSPSPADKPSPPEHQRSQRPSLPDIRPPSSSSSSHSSSGGMKHSTSGSAPPPPPPSSMKQSASAPAPPPPFNRSGYRGNAPSTPQQKTQTGPANGREMPLPAPPQRGPALPSSAPPPSSRPHPSSTRPPTGGSSAPPPPPPYRHPSGGTSNGPSGHHPGDGAPKLPQRHNSLNKKSNPGGGHSGRNHAPPPPPSPSVAPPGGGRPPPPAREPPGRRSAPSVPNSGSRNGGGGQAPPPPPPYRVHSAVAHSTSSEPLHQNRGPKPPPPPSSSSRTGPPPPPPPIRNGHSSSVSSSKSNMDDFEAKFNFHPMEDLPPPEEYRNITKIYPSRSNKPGPGMIRGVPPAPPVGR, encoded by the exons ATGCCtgttcctcctccccctcctcctcctccaggacCGCCTCCTCCCCCCACCTTCAGCCAG GCAAACACTACTGCGCCGAAGCTGAGTCGGGATGCGGCGAAGGGGCGAGGAGCTTTGCTGTCTGACATCAGCAAAGGAGCCAGGCTGAAGAAGGTCACAGTGGTCAATGACAGAAGTGCACCTATTATAGAGA AACCAAAGGAaagtggtggaggaggaggagggagcagTGGAGGGTCAGCAGGACCAGGGCCAATGGGAGGCCTTTTCGCTGGGGGCATGCCAAAACTACGATCAGTTGGAGCTGGAG ATGGCACAGTGGGCAGATCAGCCCTGCGTCCTCCTGGGTCCCGACCTGCAGCCCCAAAGCCCACCCCTGGCCGCTCCAACTCCCCTTCGCCAGCAGACAAGCCTTCCCCCCCGGAGCACCAGCGCTCCCAacgcccctccctccctgacatCCGCCCTCCCAGCAGCTCCAGCTCCTCCCACTCTTCCTCAGGTGGGATGAAGCACAGCACTTCAGGCTCGGCCCCGCCCCCTCCGCCGCCTTCCAGCATGAAGCAAAGCGCATCTGCCCCAGCCCCGCCCCCACCGTTCAACCGGAGCGGTTACCGTGGCAACGCCCCGTCCACCCCACAGCAGAAGACCCAGACGGGCCCTGCCAACGGCCGGGAGATGCCCCTTCCCGCCCCGCCCCAAAGAGGCCCGGCTCTGCCCAGCAGCGCACCCCCTCCTTCATCGAGACCGCACCCTTCCTCCACGCGGCCCCCCACCGGGGGGTCCTCGGCCCCGCCTCCCCCTCCGCCTTACAGACATCCCTCCGGGGGAACCTCCAACGGCCCCTCGGGGCACCACCCTGGGGACGGGGCTCCGAAGCTGCCCCAGAGGCACAACTCCCTGAACAAGAAAAGCAACCCGGGCGGTGGCCATAGTGGCCGCAACCACGcgccccctccacccccctcgCCGTCTGTCGCACCGCCAGGCGGAGGCAGGCCACCACCGCCTGCCAGGGAACCCCCCGGACGGAGATCAG CTCCTTCTGTGCCCAACTCCGGATCCCGGAACGGAGGTGGCGGGCAGGCCCCTCCTCCCCCGCCCCCGTACCGGGTCCACAGTGCCGTTGCCCATTCCACCTCCTCTGAGCCACTCCACCAGAACCGTGGGCCCaagccccctccacccccctcatcttcctcccGCACTGGACCCCCGCCGCCTCCCCCACCTATCCGCAATGGACACTCCTCTTCCGTGTCCTCGTCAAAGTCCAACATGG ATGATTTTGAAGCCAAGTTCAACTTCCACCCTATGGAAGACCTACCACCCCCTGAGGAATATAGGAACATCACAAAGATCTACCCCAGCAGAAGCAATAAACCTGGACCAG GCATGATACGGGGAGTACCTCCAGCACCGCCTGTGGGAAGGTGA
- the c9h6orf120 gene encoding UPF0669 protein C6orf120 homolog produces the protein MALGSCGLLAVACLLSLAGGFLSLEEEEVLPDEWVLLHVVQGHVGAGNYSYLRLNHDGRIVLHMRSLKGDADLYVSDQTLRPNFENYKLQSATCGQDVVVVPVDFERPVGIGIYGHPSHRESEFDMRVFHDQTAPQDLFDKSSYPSQEASGKESYSTAPEDDFQEEESIFWTILIGILKIVLEILF, from the coding sequence ATGGCGCTGGGCTCCTGCGGCCTGTTGGCTGTGGCGTGCCTTCTGTCTCTGGCTGGGGGGTTCCTCtctttggaggaggaggaagtccTCCCTGATGAGTGGGTACTGCTCCACGTCGTGCAGGGCCACGTCGGGGCGGGCAACTACAGCTACCTGCGGCTCAACCACGACGGCAGGATCGTCCTGCACATGCGCAGCCTCAAGGGGGACGCGGACCTCTACGTGTCCGACCAAACGCTTCGGCCAAACTTCGAGAACTACAAGCTGCAGTCGGCCACCTGCGGCCAGGACGTGGTGGTGGTGCCGGTGGACTTTGAGAGACCGGTGGGGATTGGCATTTACGGCCACCCGTCGCACCGGGAGAGCGAGTTTGACATGAGGGTGTTTCATGATCAGACAGCACCGCAGGACTTGTTTGATAAAAGCTCATACCCCTCGCAGGAGGCCAGCGGGAAGGAGAGCTACTCGACTGCTCCTGAGGATGACTTCCAGGAAGAGGAGTCCATCTTCTGGACTATTCTCATTGGGATTCTGAAGATTGTACTTGAAATTCTGTTCTAA